A stretch of Synechococcus sp. WH 8020 DNA encodes these proteins:
- a CDS encoding isocitrate lyase/PEP mutase family protein has product MPQSAEPAKQLRTLLERDTCHLMPCCFDALSARLVEQAGCALTFMSGFSVAAARAGLPDTGLLTVTEMVDQGRSICDAVSIPVIGDGDTGHGNAANVQRTMHQFAKAGFAGIMLEDQVAPKRCGHTGVKAVVDRDAAIARIQAAVDARNQGADLVIVARTDARSALATSQGDEAALEEAIWRLKAFAELGADVLFLEAPRSEQEMLRFCEEVPGKRMANMLEGGITPLLSTERLGSMGFALAAYPLTLLSTAAFAMRQALVDLQAGNTPEQMLSFKELKTLVRFDNYLEGADPA; this is encoded by the coding sequence GTGCCCCAAAGCGCAGAACCAGCAAAGCAATTACGCACCTTGCTGGAGCGGGACACCTGCCATCTGATGCCCTGCTGTTTTGATGCCTTATCAGCACGGCTGGTGGAGCAGGCCGGTTGTGCACTCACTTTCATGAGTGGGTTCTCCGTGGCGGCAGCCCGAGCCGGACTGCCGGACACGGGCCTGCTCACGGTGACGGAAATGGTCGATCAGGGCCGCTCGATCTGCGATGCCGTGTCGATCCCGGTGATCGGTGATGGCGACACCGGCCACGGCAATGCCGCCAATGTGCAGCGCACGATGCACCAATTCGCCAAGGCAGGCTTTGCCGGAATCATGCTGGAGGATCAGGTGGCTCCCAAACGCTGCGGCCACACCGGCGTGAAAGCTGTCGTCGATCGCGATGCGGCGATCGCCAGGATTCAGGCAGCCGTTGATGCCCGCAACCAGGGCGCCGATCTGGTGATCGTGGCGCGCACCGATGCACGATCGGCGCTGGCAACAAGCCAGGGTGATGAAGCCGCCCTGGAAGAAGCGATCTGGCGTTTGAAGGCCTTTGCTGAGCTTGGCGCTGATGTGCTGTTTTTGGAGGCACCCCGCAGCGAGCAGGAAATGCTGAGGTTCTGCGAGGAGGTGCCGGGCAAGCGCATGGCGAACATGCTGGAAGGAGGCATCACACCGTTGTTGTCGACCGAGCGTTTGGGTTCGATGGGCTTTGCGCTGGCGGCCTACCCGCTCACCCTGCTCTCAACGGCCGCCTTCGCGATGCGACAAGCTCTGGTGGACCTCCAAGCAGGCAATACTCCTGAGCAGATGCTCAGTTTCAAGGAGCTAAAAACACTGGTGAGGTTTGACAACTACCTCGAGGGAGCTGATCCAGCCTGA